The following nucleotide sequence is from Acidimicrobiia bacterium.
AGCGAGACGACCGCTCGTGAGGCCATGCGCCTCGCGATGCACAAGCTCCCGATCAAGACGCGCTTCGTCGTGCGCACCGAGGAGGCGTGATGACCGCGCCGATCAAGGAGCTGCGCGACCTGAGCGACGGCGAGCTCGTGACGCGCCTGCGCACGTCCAAGGAAGAGCTGTTCAACCTGCGCTTCCAGAACGCGACCGGGCAGCTGGACAACAACTCCCGGATCGGGTGGATCAAGAAGGACATCGCGCGCTGCGAGACGCTCCTCCGCGAGCGGGAGATCGACGCAGCCGAGTCAGAGATGGTCGAGGGCCGCTGATGGCCACGGAGACGAGCGGAGCCCTGGCCGGACGGCCGGTAGGGCGGAGCGGAGGCGACCAATGAAGGAGACTGAAGCACGTCCGAACCGCAGAAAGCTGCGGGAGGGCACGGTCGTGTCCGCGAAGATGGACAAGACCGTCGTCGTCGCGGTCACTGACCGCGTCCGCCATCGCCGCTACGGCAAGACCCTCCAACGCACGCGCAAGTTCTACGCCCAAGACGACACCAACGACGCCCGCGAGGGCGATCGAGTCCGCATCACCGAGACGCGCCCGCTCTCGAAGCTCAAGCGCTGGCGCGTCATCGAAGTCCTGGAGAGAGCCCGCTAAAGCCAT
It contains:
- the rpmC gene encoding 50S ribosomal protein L29 produces the protein MTAPIKELRDLSDGELVTRLRTSKEELFNLRFQNATGQLDNNSRIGWIKKDIARCETLLREREIDAAESEMVEGR
- the rpsQ gene encoding 30S ribosomal protein S17; its protein translation is MKETEARPNRRKLREGTVVSAKMDKTVVVAVTDRVRHRRYGKTLQRTRKFYAQDDTNDAREGDRVRITETRPLSKLKRWRVIEVLERAR